The following proteins are co-located in the Apium graveolens cultivar Ventura chromosome 5, ASM990537v1, whole genome shotgun sequence genome:
- the LOC141660843 gene encoding uncharacterized protein LOC141660843: MCLRKTRTGTSATIPKKALKGPIDGVKHFLEGRYVCASEASWRIFAFGIHSRWPSVERLPIHLPGEKHVSFKAGDVLEDVFDKAISKKTKLEAWFDANQTFSNARNYSYSEFPNKFTWHPQPGIWKERKRGDVIGRLSEVHSSSGELLYVRMLLLRKKGSMYFKDLKTVNGHIHETFKEACTALGLLQNDNQWHEAISENFHTSLPPQLRAMFVNILAYSPISDPLRLWEANWQCMSDDILIIRRHMLNDPHLYLSDEDLKNYALAEGKIVLPVASCGISAVLLHGGRITHSRFHIPLKLDQDSTTEIRHGTDIAELIQQTDLIIWDEAPMQHRHAFESVDSSLRDIMSVIDKRRANKPFGGITVVFGGDYRQILPVIPKASRAEIPYAGNTKMENKVIADFNKWQLLVGDGKVENFSPDADTGEMIIKIPDQYVVHTMQNPIESLFEIT, encoded by the exons ATGTGTTTGAGGAAAACACGTACAGGTACTTCTGCAACAATCCCAAAAAAAGCACTAAAAGGTCCGATTGATGGGGTAAAACATTTTTTGGAAGGGAGATATGTTTGCGCGTCAGAAGCATCTTGGAGGATATTTGCTTTTGGCATTCATTCCCGTTGGCCATCGGTAGAGAGGTTACCGATACATTTACCAGGCGAGAAGCATGTTTCGTTTAAGGCTGGAGATGTCTTGGAGGATGTTTTCGACAAGGCAATATCAAAAAAAACCAAGTTAGAAGCATGGTTTGATGCAAATCAGACTTTCTCAAATGCGAGGAATTATAGTTATTCTGAATTTCCAAATAAATTTACTTGGCATCCTCAACCTGGTATctggaaagaaaggaaaagagGAGATGTTATTGGGAGACTCTCTGAAGTGCATTCATCAAGTGGTGAACTATTATATGTCCGCATGCTGTTACTTAGGAAGAAAGGTTCCATGTATTTTAAAGATCTTAAAACTGTAAATGGACACATCCACGAAACATTCAAGGAAGCTTGCACGGCCCTTGGTCTTCTACAAAATGATAACCAATGGCATGAAGCAATTTCTGAGAACTTCCATACATCATTGCCTCCACAGTTACGTGCAATGTTTGTCAATATTTTGGCATATAGTCCTATTTCAGATCCACTTAGACTTTGGGAAGCTAATTGGCAATGTATGTCAGACGATATTCTCATCATCAGGCGACATATGCTTAATGATCCTCATCTATACCTATCAGACGAAGATTTGAAGAATTATGCACTTGCAG AAGGAAAGATTGTGCTTCCTGTTGCCTCATGTGGAATATCAGCCGTATTGTTGCATGGTGGTAGAATTACACATTCAAGATTCCATATTCCTTTAAAACTTGATCAGGACAGTACAACCGAAATCAGACATGGAACCGATATTGcagaattaatccaacaaacTGATTTGATCATTTGGGATGAAGCGCCAATGCAACATCGTCATGCCTTTGAATCCGTTGACAGTTCTTTGAGGGATATAATGTCTGTTATTGACAAAAGGAGAGCAAATAAGCCATTTGGTGGTATCACAGTAGTTTTTGGCGGAGATTATAGGCAGATTTTACCCGTGATTCCAAAGGCATCCAGAGCTGAAATA CCTTATGCAGGAAATACAAAAATGGAGAATAAGGTTATAGCGGATTTCAATAAATGGCAGCTTTTAGTTGGCGATGGTAAAGTTGAGAACTTTAGTCCTGATGCAGACACTGGTGAAATGATAATAAAGATTCCAGATCAatatgttgttcataccatgcaAAATCCTATTGAAAGTCTTTTTGAAATAACTTAA